A genomic segment from Peribacillus sp. ACCC06369 encodes:
- a CDS encoding ABC transporter permease produces MSKYLSKLTSPLIAVILGLVVGAIIMLVSGYDPIAGYGSMINGIIGDSYYVGESVRTIIPYILAGLAVAFAFRTGLFNIGVEGQLIVGWLAAVWVGIAFELPRIIHLPLAILAGAAAGALWAFIPGYLKAKFRVHEVIVSIMLNYTALYVTNYLIRNVMTEKLDKTERIADTASLRSPFFESITDFSRMHWGIVVAIICVIIMWFILERTKTGFELKAVGFNQHASEYAGMSVNKNIILSMVISGAFAGLAGAMEGLGTFGYAAVKGGFTGMGFDGIAVALLGANTAIGVVLAALLFGGLKAGALNMPLETGIPSEIVDIVIALIIFFVASSYFIRWIAARFKKGVK; encoded by the coding sequence ATGTCTAAGTATTTATCTAAATTAACCAGTCCGTTAATAGCGGTTATCCTCGGCTTAGTCGTTGGGGCCATAATCATGTTAGTAAGCGGCTATGACCCAATTGCCGGCTATGGCTCCATGATAAACGGGATTATTGGGGATTCGTATTATGTAGGGGAATCCGTCAGGACAATCATTCCTTATATCCTAGCTGGTTTGGCAGTGGCTTTTGCTTTTCGTACGGGCCTATTCAATATCGGCGTTGAAGGGCAATTGATTGTTGGCTGGCTTGCGGCAGTTTGGGTCGGAATTGCTTTCGAGCTTCCTAGGATCATACATTTGCCGTTGGCAATCTTAGCTGGGGCAGCTGCTGGTGCCTTGTGGGCATTCATCCCTGGTTATTTAAAAGCGAAGTTTCGTGTGCATGAAGTAATCGTTTCTATCATGTTGAATTATACAGCTTTATATGTAACGAATTACTTAATCCGGAACGTTATGACAGAAAAGCTGGATAAAACAGAAAGAATTGCTGATACAGCATCACTTCGGTCTCCTTTTTTTGAAAGCATTACGGATTTTTCCCGGATGCATTGGGGGATAGTGGTAGCGATAATCTGCGTCATCATCATGTGGTTCATTCTCGAAAGGACAAAAACGGGATTTGAACTGAAAGCTGTAGGTTTTAATCAGCACGCTTCCGAATATGCAGGGATGAGCGTAAATAAGAACATCATCCTTTCCATGGTTATTTCGGGTGCGTTTGCAGGACTTGCGGGTGCTATGGAAGGCCTTGGAACTTTTGGTTATGCAGCGGTCAAAGGTGGATTCACAGGTATGGGCTTTGACGGGATTGCGGTAGCCTTACTTGGAGCGAATACGGCTATTGGTGTTGTTCTAGCAGCCTTATTATTTGGGGGACTGAAAGCAGGGGCCTTAAATATGCCGCTAGAAACTGGCATACCAAGTGAAATTGTAGATATTGTCATAGCATTGATTATTTTCTTCGTCGCATCCAGTTATTTTATTCGTTGGATTGCCGCTCGATTTAAGAAAGGGGTGAAATAA